Part of the Calditrichota bacterium genome, ACGTGGCGGCGCAAAGTCATCCGCCTGGCCACTGCGTCCAGGGCGCCCATTAGGAGAGCCGTGTGCTCCTCTTTGCCAAGCGAAATGCGCACCATGTTGCGAAACGCAGGCTCATCGGTGATGAACTTGATCTTCAGGTGCCTCTTTGCCAGCTCCTCGGCAAGCAGCTCTTTGGCATGAGGCGGGTACTCAGCGAGGAAAAAGTTTGCTTCCGAATCAAAGGCCACAAATCCAGGGAGCGAGTTGATCTTCTCGATCAATTTCGCGCGGTCGCGACGGGTCTTCTTGGCCACTGAGCGGTAGTACTTGTCCGACTCGAGGGCGGCGATGGCCAACTGCTCCAGCACCTGGCTGAAGCCCAGCAAGCGCTCGGTGAGGCCCAACTTCTCGGGAAGCCCTTTGCTGACCAGGGCAAAGCCGATGCGCGCGCCGGCCAGCGCATAGTACTTGGAAAACGTGCCAAGGACTATCAGGTTGCCGTAGTTCTGCAGCCACCTGCTCACGGGCGGCTGCTCGCCAGAGGCAAAACCTGCGTAGGCCTGATCGTAGAGCAGGACCTGGTCAGGGTGAGAACTCAGCAGCAGGGACTCGAAGTGGCCAGAGTCGAAGGTTGATCCGGTCGGGTTGTTGGGCGAACAGACCACGGTCAG contains:
- a CDS encoding histidinol-phosphate aminotransferase family protein is translated as MGKKRESAQRREILLDKNENKYGPSPKCMKVLRSMHKSCLSDYTRDDNRGLRHLLAERFGVAVDQVLLGYGAEDILKQIFELALAPGQAVLLPSHGWYYYDQLCEARKLDKHTYLMYRHGRQFLYDYESLLQQFVTLRPRLTVVCSPNNPTGSTFDSGHFESLLLSSHPDQVLLYDQAYAGFASGEQPPVSRWLQNYGNLIVLGTFSKYYALAGARIGFALVSKGLPEKLGLTERLLGFSQVLEQLAIAALESDKYYRSVAKKTRRDRAKLIEKINSLPGFVAFDSEANFFLAEYPPHAKELLAEELAKRHLKIKFITDEPAFRNMVRISLGKEEHTALLMGALDAVARRMTLRRHVLRTVNALMLRRAVLAVSKAPRVPVSLLSRYVVRGAPIALVSAAVRKVLGQDRTQGQRLPS